In a genomic window of Verrucomicrobiota bacterium:
- a CDS encoding RiPP maturation radical SAM protein 1, translating to MTFAWYVNAQRMTAADAPVCLVCMPYVSVAHPSIALGILHAALKNEGIGCRTLYANLWFAEQIGISDYSFFQLEDNLLLRGEWTFSRAAFPNSNLDSSKYLARVVAESSHLSISANEMPAFLARIRDEAENFVSVVAAKVLAQKPRIVGCTTTFQQNCASLALLRRVKELDPSVICILGGANCEVSMGEALLTSCSFLDLVVSGEADTLFAPLCHQLLTTDEALYSQSFPLGVLSRTSRKNLMGSGKVPRAVVERMDDAPIPDYYDYFSALESSSLKSKIHAGMTMESSRGCWWGQKHHCTFCGLNGGSMKFRSKSPARVLDECRELARRHGNHRIHMADNILDMSYFESVLPELAKLDPPLSVFYETKANLSRNQVNSLAQAGVRFIQPGIESLDDNVLKLMDKGATGFINIQLLKWAKEEGIFVVWYFLTHFPGEKDSWYQEMSEWLPLIHHLQPPMDVFPVQVHRFSQYHSRPEQYGLGHLRPHEVYRLLYPLPEDTLERLAYYFEFYSPKGEPESGRSALKSSVRLWWMLWHMAKAKVAALEWRTDNNGQPIIYDSRPCALEREVRLEPSALSVLEACVRAIGTSELERRFADSMSDVTKVLDDLCRRRLLLRQGNRYLSLVNRQPVRSYLPMDECPSGSILNQ from the coding sequence ATGACCTTTGCGTGGTACGTTAACGCTCAACGAATGACTGCCGCCGACGCTCCGGTTTGTTTGGTGTGCATGCCCTATGTTTCCGTGGCTCATCCATCGATCGCTTTGGGAATTCTTCACGCAGCTCTGAAGAATGAAGGCATTGGTTGCAGAACGCTCTATGCCAACTTGTGGTTCGCTGAACAAATTGGCATTTCTGACTATTCGTTTTTCCAACTGGAGGACAACTTACTCCTCCGAGGCGAATGGACATTCTCACGAGCCGCGTTTCCAAATTCAAATCTGGATTCATCAAAATATCTTGCGCGTGTGGTGGCTGAGTCATCGCACTTGAGCATTTCGGCGAATGAAATGCCTGCGTTCCTCGCACGCATTCGTGACGAGGCCGAGAACTTCGTTTCAGTCGTTGCAGCGAAAGTTCTGGCGCAAAAGCCACGGATAGTTGGGTGCACGACGACCTTTCAACAGAACTGCGCTTCATTAGCGCTCTTGCGACGCGTGAAGGAGCTTGATCCTTCTGTTATCTGCATTTTGGGCGGAGCTAACTGCGAAGTCTCGATGGGAGAAGCGCTTCTTACATCGTGCTCATTTTTGGATCTCGTTGTTTCCGGAGAAGCCGATACGCTCTTTGCGCCCCTTTGCCATCAGCTGCTCACAACGGATGAAGCGCTCTACTCGCAGAGTTTTCCGCTCGGCGTTCTAAGTCGAACGAGTCGCAAAAATCTGATGGGCTCCGGCAAGGTTCCGCGCGCAGTCGTTGAGAGAATGGATGATGCACCCATTCCCGATTACTACGATTACTTTTCCGCGCTCGAATCGTCATCTCTCAAATCGAAGATCCATGCTGGCATGACTATGGAATCTTCGCGCGGTTGCTGGTGGGGACAAAAGCATCACTGCACGTTCTGCGGGCTGAATGGCGGAAGCATGAAGTTTCGCTCTAAGTCGCCTGCTCGCGTGCTCGATGAATGCCGCGAACTAGCACGACGCCACGGAAATCACCGCATTCACATGGCCGACAATATTCTCGACATGTCTTACTTCGAGAGTGTTCTTCCCGAACTCGCCAAACTCGATCCACCTCTGAGTGTTTTCTATGAGACAAAAGCCAATCTCAGCCGCAATCAAGTGAACTCTTTGGCGCAGGCCGGCGTGAGATTTATTCAGCCCGGTATCGAGAGCCTAGACGACAACGTGCTCAAGTTGATGGACAAAGGAGCAACAGGATTCATCAATATTCAGCTTCTCAAGTGGGCCAAAGAGGAGGGCATTTTTGTTGTTTGGTATTTTCTTACTCATTTCCCAGGAGAAAAAGATTCTTGGTATCAAGAGATGTCCGAGTGGTTGCCGCTCATTCATCACTTGCAGCCGCCGATGGACGTGTTCCCCGTCCAGGTTCATCGCTTTAGCCAGTACCATTCGCGCCCCGAGCAATATGGACTAGGTCACCTTCGACCTCACGAAGTGTATCGACTTCTCTATCCTCTGCCTGAAGACACGCTCGAACGTCTTGCGTACTACTTTGAATTTTATTCGCCCAAAGGAGAGCCGGAGAGCGGCAGGAGCGCACTCAAATCGAGCGTGCGCTTGTGGTGGATGCTTTGGCACATGGCGAAAGCAAAAGTTGCGGCGCTCGAGTGGCGAACCGACAATAACGGTCAGCCGATCATTTACGATTCACGACCATGCGCGCTTGAGCGTGAAGTACGACTCGAGCCAAGTGCTCTGTCGGTTCTTGAAGCGTGCGTTCGGGCGATTGGCACTTCCGAGCTCGAGCGACGTTTTGCAGATTCGATGAGCGACGTCACGAAGGTCCTCGACGATTTGTGTCGACGCCGACTGTTGCTGCGCCAGGGAAATCGGTATCTAAGCTTGGTCAATCGGCAGCCCGTGCGATCCTACTTACCGATGGACGAGTGTCCAAGTGGGAGCATTCTGAACCAGTGA